In a single window of the Raphanus sativus cultivar WK10039 chromosome 9, ASM80110v3, whole genome shotgun sequence genome:
- the LOC130494512 gene encoding uncharacterized protein LOC130494512, whose amino-acid sequence MHLLFQCQFAAETWTFAPWTASFDSSTSPSFKENLSTSALRVNLPPVGITTNLFPWIVWCLWISRNQLFFEQKPSSPQEVMIKAIKACKEWECVQPSLHKAPQLKLIHPPPPRAPANSIVCYTDAAWKSNRQTAGLAWIFTDHNGTELSRGSCLCEYVASPLLAEALAIRCALLQASHHQHNQIWLRSDSQGLVTAINSNRRPMELFGILADVDSIVASSFSFVSFTFISRRFNGPADCLAKACLSVNSIMGH is encoded by the coding sequence ATGCATCTCCTCTTCCAATGTCAATTTGCTGCGGAAACGTGGACCTTCGCTCCTTGGACAGCCTCGTTTGATTCATCTACGAGCCCCTCCTTCAAAGAGAATCTCTCCACTTCGGCGTTGCGAGTCAACCTTCCTCCGGTGGGGATCACCACAAACCTCTTCCCATGGATTGTCTGGTGTCTTTGGATCTCCAGGAATCAGCTTTTCTTCGAACAGAAACCCTCATCGCCCCAAGAAGTTATGATTAAGGCTATCAAAGCCTGTAAGGAATGGGAGTGTGTCCAACCTTCTCTCCATAAGGCGCCACAACTGAAGCTCATCCACCCCCCTCCACCGCGAGCTCCGGCAAACTCCATCGTCTGTTACACAGACGCTGCTTGGAAATCGAACCGACAAACAGCGGGTCTTGCATGGATCTTCACCGATCATAATGGGACCGAACTCTCCAGAGGATCTTGCCTTTGCGAATATGTAGCATCTCCTCTCCTCGCAGAAGCCCTAGCTATCCGGTGCGctctcctccaagcttctcatcATCAACACAACCAAATCTGGCTCCGATCAGATTCTCAAGGGCTCGTTACAGCCATCAATTCGAATCGACGACCGATGGAACTTTTCGGGATCCTAGCGGATGTCGACTCGATCGTCgcatcttctttctcttttgtttccTTTACTTTCATCTCCCGTCGTTTCAATGGGCCAGCCGACTGTTTAGCTAAAGCCTGCTTATCTGTAAACTCTATTATGGGTCATTAG